CTCTCACTGGGCTACTGGGGTGCAGTCTGGCTTCAGTCCCGAGTActctaattttaatttgtgttggGCGTCTCATGGAGAAGGAGGGTGAAACTACAGCAGCTGGTTAGCAACAGATACTGCCCTAAGAGTGAACAATGCTGACTTTCAGCTGCAACCTCAGTTGCCAGGCAAAAAGGTGTAGTTCAACTGAAGTAGCATGAGACAGGGCAAGCCAGTCTAGGAACTAATTTGACACCCCACCAACGCATCAAAAGAAGCCACTTCCTTCGCAGCTACCAGTGAGCAACAGCTGATTTCATagcacaaatgctttttaaaatcatatatttGGTATTCTGATCTGAGTTTTTCTCATGGCTCTATTTTGTGTTTGACTTCTTAGCTGCCCCTACACATGGAATGTaaccttgaaaaatatttatatcgTAGTTGTCTGTGGCAGTGATTGTCAGGGGACAGCATGTTTCAGAGTATGCACCTGATCGTCTCATctgttctctgcagctgctACTGCAAACgtcttgttttctgtctgtgcaGCTGTTTCTGTATCCTGAGGGCtacatcttttctcttccttggtTCTCTCCTGTCCAGGTGACCTAGCCAGAGAAAGGACTCTAAGCTCTgtattcttcattcttttctcaCTCCTTTTCTCTGTGCCAGATTGGAGCTGGACAGTTTCATCCTTTGCATGTAAGTGTGATCTGTGCTTCTGTCTGTTCACTGAAACGCATCTGTGTCTGTTTCAAGGCTGAGACAAAAACCAAGCTATGGTCTTGGGGCTTCAGATGGCTGGTGCCTTCTCTTAAAGTGTTTCTCTCCCCGGTTCATACAGAGCTGGTTCTGACAGTATgctaaaatgcagttttttccAAAGATCAAAGCAGTGTCCGGGGTTTGTTCTTATCTGCTGCCGGCTGGCTGCATGACCTTCACCTTTCTCCTTTTATACGCCCACAGAGACTCTGATATCTGTCCTTAGTGCTCGTTAATGCTCTGCTGAGTGGAAGAGGACAGGAGAAATGCAGTGCTTTTTGCAAGAAGGAGTAGAACAGTCACTTGTCCCCCAAATAATGGGAAAAATTTCGAGGGatttctgcttccttccagTGACCCTTTGAACTTCCAAAGTAGCAGGAGAGTGGGGAAAGATATCAGAAGTTCTGGCAGCAGACAGAAGCCAGTAAATCCAACAGGCCTGTCAAAACCAATCCTGGAGATCATTAACTTTACCTGGCTTTCTGCCAGATCTCCCCTCGAGTTCAAAAACTTCCTGCCTGGTGCTGTTCAAAAGCCCTAACCCTGAGTAACTCTGCAAGCAGAGCAGAATAAAATCCTGAAATCCTTGGAAACGTGCTAGCTGCCAAGTGCTTGCACATGCAGTAAATCGGGGTTGTCAGTGTCAGAGGCAGAAATGCGAGAGCCCGCCTTGGGGTGTGCAAAGCAGGAGCCGTTCACACAGTCACTGTTCCGCGCTGCACTGGTGAGTTTATGGCTCTGGCACCCTGCCACCAACCAAGGTGCTTGTTTGCAGTTCAGGCCGGGCTGAGGATCTCTTCCTTCACCTTCTGGTGCGGTGGGATTGGCGGTGCTGGTACAGTGCCCTCCTGTGGCACTCGGAGCAGCCGGCAGCAAAATGTGCGCCTGGATCTGCCTCGGGAGGTTCAAAATCCCACATACAAACCAAAttcagctgtggtttttttttaactaaaggTGTACCTCTGTAAAGCAGAGCTAGATCTCTGGGCTGAGATGCTCCTTCCTGGACGGGTGTTTGCTGGATTAGATAGTTGTCGTTGTTCTACAGCTCACTGTCCAAACAGGCTTTTGCTCATAAACGAGTTCTCATGTATGAACCACAAGCTGTTAAAATGGGAGGCCCTTTGTGCAAACAGTAACGTGATAAAGCAAGctgttaacttttaaaatatcaaagcCATTCTCTGTAGGACAAGATGTTCTCCCTGAAACTgatatgtacattttttttggtCATCATACCCGCTGATGATTATGGCAAGTTTTGTGattcaaaacaaatttgttgTTTGGAAAAGCAGCCTTTAACCAATCTAGAATGCAGCTGTTGGAAGACAAGAACAACCAAAGATCTGTAGTGTCCTCTGATCTGGTGAGAGtaaaaaaagtctaaaagcTTTCATGAGTATTTGGAAAAGGGAACTCATAGTTCCAAATCGTCATTCTCAGTGCCTGTGTCTTGCGTTCCACCTGTGACCACAAATTCCTCCTTGTGAGTTTGAAGTGATTCAGGATCAAATGTAGATGGTAACTGTAAGTGACTGAAGCTGGTTAATCACATGGACACAACCTTCTAACTACtgctttctgtgaatttttcaacctcccttctcccctttccGCTAccaaatttcatttgaaatgtttagGTATCAAAGGATGACCGCAGTGATGTagagagcagctctgaagagGAGGATGTGACTTCCAACAGCACAAAAGGAGTTTTCAGCACTTCAAGTAACGGCTCGAACCGTGTTAATGGCCACGTGGCTAGTGGCCAGTGGACAGAAGAGGAGTAAGGCTGTGGGTTGGCCTTGAGCAAACACGAACTTGTCTTTAAATACCTAGATGTGTTGAGCTCCACATTCCCAAGTGATCTTTAATCAAGAACACCCCTTCCCCAGAAACCTCCAGCAAATCTGAAATGGGCACAACCCACCAGTCAGAGGCTTTGCACAACAGAAGGGATAAAGCCAATGACTGGGGCAAAAACAAAGCTGCAGATTTCACTTTAAGCCATTTTGTACTTAAATCTTAGTCCCATCGATATTTGCAGAGGTATCTGTTTGTGACAAACTGGTTTTTACTAGGATCAACTCAAGGCAGAAGAAGTTTGGACTAGGCTGGCTGCCAACCGGAGGAGGGTTACGGTGCCGTTTTGGTGACGGTTTGCTCCAGCGCAGGTTCGGCATCTCTCCTCGATGCACTCCAGCAGCCACCTAAGCGCATGGAGAACGCAGGGTCCCGGGGTTCCACGTCCAAGCTACCCTGGCTGTAGCAGAGACTCTTCTTCTCGGTCCTGCTGTGAGCGCTCTGGACTACAGCCAAGCTTTGAATTGGACTGCGCTACAACAGCAACGGCGTTCTAACTTGCCGTGGGGGTGCTGTGTGCTGAGGGGGTTAGAGCTTGTATCTCTGCTGTCACGAGGGACCAGGCCAGCGTTTGCGGCCTATTTTGGTGCTGCAAAAGCCCCTCTGAAGTCTTGACTACAGCCTTCTGAgatgggggaggggggttggTTATTGCCCCTAAGACAACTGTCACAATACAtgccttttaattattttttttttcctgttgcaagtTGTGGGTTTGAAGACTTTCCTAGACCTACAGGATGCAGTTGGCTAAGCCAGGACTTGAGGGCAGACCAGTGCTGCTGGGCTGTGTTTAACTTTCCACAAAATGAGATGTTTCAGTCCTGCTTGTCCCTACTCCAAGACAGAAGTGAATGTTGCTGCTCTGATTTTGCAACTGTGTGGAGGAATCACTGGGCTGGAAGAGCGGCCACGCCATAGgctttgcttctggttttgtttttgtttgtttggggttttttttgttttgttttggttttttttactcaatGGTACTTGGGGGCAATGGAAGACCTGTGTGTCAATCATGAGCAGAATAGATCGTTACCATTTTATACCATTGTTTACTCTTATCtccgattaaaaaaaaatgcttcagaaactTGGTTCACGTTTCATCGTGAGAAAATCAAATCAAGGAGCCCGTCAGCCCCTTTCTGGGGTTCTGAGCCGCTTTCCCGGGGGCTGCCCCCGGGAAACACCGTTTTAAGGGTGGCCGGGAGCTGTTGGGGCAGACACACGCAGCACCGCACTCGGGCTTTTCACGAGGGTTTTATTAGGCCCCATCTCCCCCCGCTCCGGGGCCGAGCCCCGGGgcctttctcctcccagccGGGAAACGCGGTAGTGGGTGGCAGGTCGCCGTCAGCTGTCGGGGCCGGCCGCGGTCTGTCGCTCCCGGCGGCGCTGGAAGAGGCGGTAGGCGCGGACGCCGCACAGGTACCCGCCGTAGACCgtcagcagcagcatggaaCCGGAGAAGGCCTTGTAGCCGAAGTCGGCCAGCTGTTTGCCGGACACCATGGCTGCGCCTGCAACACCGAGGCGGCGGTCAGCGGGGGCCGAGagcgcttcccccccccccccccgtcccgccGCCCCTCCCCCGTCCCCGTTACCTGCCCCTCGGGCTCCCGTACCACCGGCGCGCGGTTCCGCTGCAGTGCGCTTCCGGCCAGCGCCCCGCCCGTCACGTGGGGCTGTGACGCCGCCGCGCTGCCTGCTGGGATGTGTAGTCCACGGGAGCTGCAGCGCCCCCTCGCGGGGCCGGCGGCACCGCCGCTCTGTCACCTCAGGCGgccggtgcccccccccgcggccccgggcAGGGCCGGCCCGGGCTGCCGCCCCTCGGGCCGCTCTCCTCAGCACGGGCCGTGCTGCTGGCCATGCCCCACAAGGCACGCCACAGCTCACCCTGCGTGAGGCCGAGGCGCCAGCAGCCTGAGGGGACTGTCCTCAGCCGCACACGGGATGGAGCCGAGGCCGTGCCGGTCCCGCTCCAGCGCTGAGGCACTCGGAGGCCTCGCCGCCCTCCCTGAGGGCCCAGCCTATGCTCGCAGCCCGACAGCCTCCTTCAGGAGGCCATGCTCCTCCAAAAGCACtagggcagctgctgccagcaaggGCTGCTCTTCTCCCAGGCCCGGAGCTCCTTGCGAGCCATAAACAGTGCTGCCACAGCGCTGCTCTGAGGGCTCCGTCAAGCCCTGAGGCTGCAAGAGCCAggctgtcccccccccccccccctcctttccccaggcCGCTGCACAGCGGCACTCCGGAGGCTGCAGCGTCCTGCAGTGCCTGGATGTGCTGAGGCTGCAGAACATAACTCCAAATGGCAAAGGGAAGACTTTTTATAGCTCATGAACTCCAGTGCAAGGCACAGGTCCTAACAGCAAGAGACTTGCGCACTGGCCGCACGCAGGTGAGACGTAGGTCTTTCAGCAAATGCTGCAGGGCACCACCAGCAGTACGCAGCATCAGAGAAACCCACAGGAAGAGGGATTTGCAAAGCACTTCCATGGCAGAGGAAGCTAAACGCAAGTACAAAATCCAATTCTGGATCTTGCTGCAGCTCCGGGCAAGTGCTGGCAAGAGTTTAGCAAAGCGAGACTGCAATGTGTGTAGGGAGGAGAGCTCAGAGGCCGTCGCTCCTCTGTGAGCCTCATGTCCAAACGCTTGAGCTGGGATTCCTGAAGCACTTCAAGACAAAGGGAACTAGAAGCCGTGCCAGCCCTCCAGGAACACACTGGACTTCCTTTATCCTCCTTCCAACCTCAATAAAGTTCCTCATTAGAGGAAGCCGATGCTGGCTACTTTCCGTACGATAGCTCAGTTGAATTTAAAGGTCGTGGGTGCCTAGTGAGAAAGCGTGTCTAATAAAAGGCACAGAAACAACTGCAGTGCCAGCAGATTAAATTCCCCTAGCAAGAGGCCGAGCAGAGGGCTAACAGTCCTGGAAAGGTCACTCAGTACGAGacacatttcaaagaaagacaGGGACAAGGCAAGTCGGGGAAAAGCAGTTGGGAAGAGATGACTAAAACAACACAGCACGTCCCAAGAAGCCAAGACATCAGAGAAGGGGAGGCCTGGGGTACACGGGGCACAGCAGGGTCCTGGCCTGGCTCCTGCAGGCCCCAGGTAGAAGAATTTGGATTCTGAACCCAGATCAGCATTTCAACCTCAACCCCCTTTGGTCCTGCAGCCAAACTTGAACAGTGGAACCACTGCTGAGAAAAAGCAAGTGGGACACTGTGTAATGTTGTGACTGAGCAGTGACCTGCGGGGGCATTCTTGCTGTTTCTGGGACAGCACACAAGGGTGCAGAGCCAGGAGGGAACTGACAGTGCCCTGTTCTGCACGCAGCAAGTCCAGCAGGCACCAACCCAAAGACAATGATGCACCAGAGCCACAGAGCAAAGAGCGtgtctcccctctcctctccaagtttattattattttaaacatttgtaaaGTACACTGCTAGTCAGAGACTAGGACCTGGAACGGGGGTGGAGAGCGagacctgcagcagctccagcctgccGGCCCAGACAGGGATCAGTGAACCGCTGGACACGCTGGCCTGAGCAAACACGAGCGGAGCGAGCCAGCTTCAGAAGACCAGAGAGGTACGTGGCACACGGCCGGACAAGGGGCAAGTTTCAAAGGCACGAGACCTCTGTCCTCTCCTGTGATGTTGGAGGTCTCCTTGTACCTCTCGTGGATCACATGTCCATTGCTGCCCCTTGTGCTAGTGAGCAGTTTCCAGCACCcttgcaggaggagcagcagggaaagtGTGGAACCTGCTTTCTCATCTCCTATAAAGCCACGCGTAGAAGCAAAGACCAGGCTAAGGCACAGACTGGAGCAAGCCAGAGAGAAGGCAAAAAGCAATGATGTGGATCATTCATCTAAAAGCAACATGACCCAACTGCTTTGGCAGATACACAGCCAAGGGCTACACAGCCTGCCAGCTGCTCAGAAAGACTTTGGGGCAGTTGGTCCCTGCATTGCCAAAGCCAGCCAGAGGACAAACCGATATGAGGGAGAAAGGCTGTCTGGGGACAGTGGGCATGGAATTAGCACAGGCCAATCTGTGACAACAGGGGAGTTCCCCAGGTGCAGGGGGCAGATTTGACTGCAAGAGCAAAAAACTAAATAAACAAGCTGTAAAGTCTCATTCCGGAGCTGCCCTCAAACACAAAGCATTGGCTGTACTGttcagcaggagcagctggtgGTGGCTGGGGAAGCAGCATGTGGCAGGGTGGCAAAGAGTGCTATTTTCTGTGCTGGTGCTTCTTAGAAAGAAGAGTGATTCTCAGACCCTTTGAAAGTCCTTAGGAGCTTCTCTTGCCTTGGTGGAGCCTGGCAGGGAAGCGTGCCCTCTCCACGAGGCAGTTAAGCcaaaagcaacaacagcaaGCAGGAAAGGGCTGGTGTCATGCAAAGTGGCCCTGTGGGGCTAACAGCAAAGCTTGTCCTCCCAGGCAGTGCCTCCTGCACAGCCCGTATCGATCAAGATGATCCGGCAGAGTCCTTCCAAGAACAGAATCCATCACAGCAAGAGAAAGTGAAAGGAGGAAGACGCTCAGCCCCGCTCAGGCCAGACCCTAGACAGCAGCAGAAGCTAAACGAGCCCTTCAAAGAGAGGGAGATCAGCAGATGCCTCTGTGCAGATGCCAGGCTCAGGCTGGCAGTGTCCAGGGCTGAGAAAGGGAACCTCTGCCCTTCCAGCACTCTGCAAAGGCTCCCAGGAATTCCGGACTCCTTACAAAGCTGTAGCAGCAGCGAGTTGGTGCGGGCAGCAGCTCTCCGCTCATCTCGGCAGGACCAGTGgttttgcaggcagagcccaCTTACATGTGCTCAGGGTGGTTCTGGAGACACTTGATGACATCAGTGACAGGTTTGCCTTCGTAGCAGATCTGATACACAGCTGTGAAGAGGGGGAACCTGTGGGTAGATGAACAAAGTCACCCCCTGCACTGTCACCAGACCCGGCAGAGTCAGAGCACCTCAACTTCTGTTGTGACATGCAGAACCActgggcaggagcaggtgggACAGTGGCACGGTGCCTCATCCAACAGGCCATTCCTGCCTAGCAGGTTTGATCTGGGCAGTGCAGAGACTGACCTGAACAGTGGAGATGCTAAGGGTGGGTTTCCCCttccacagctgcagaaaagatCCCAGCCCCACCCCAAAAGAGCAGACAAGAGAGATGACAGCACTCACTTCTCCACTATGTTCTTGCTTTTAAGGATGCGATGCAGCTCAGCAGATGTCTGGGGACCCTGCAGCTTCTGCCCATTCAAcatctccttctccagctgttcAATAGACTGAAACAACCCAACAGTGAGGGGGGAGCTGGACCCTGcaacccctctgctgccccGTGTTCCTTCCCTGGAGCCAGACTGTGGCACGGGGCGAGTGAAAGCAGGATACCACGGTGCTAGCTAGGTCCACCTCCTTGCctgctgtcgtggtttaactccagccagtaactaagTAGGCTGATGCAGATATCGATGTTGCCTCCTCCCCGCTCTGCTTACCTTCCCAGTCTTGGCAAAAGCCTCAGCCACCTTGCGGTTGCGGCCACCGTAGCAGGTAGTGATGAGGTCAGCGACTCCACAGCTCTCCAGGAAGGTGGAAGGGGTGACGGGGCCCTTACAGAAGAGTTTGGCGAAGGCAATCATCTCCATCAGTCCCAGACGGATCACGGCAGCCTTTGTGTTGTCTCCATAGCCAAGCCCATCACAGAAGCCAGCTCCTACAGCCACAACGTTCTGGAAAACAACAGCAGCGCAGAGGGATCTGTTCCAAACGGAGCTCAGGGCTTTGCTGTGTCCATGAGCTGCCTGTGTGGTCCCAAGGacaggctcctgcctgcccctgcctgtgCCAGCGATCATCGTCCCTCCAAGCAGCTGAACAGGACACATCCACGGTTCCCTCCAAAGCCTAGCCTTTGACCCAAAGGTCTCAGCGAGCCCCAGTGCAATGTCCAGTGGGGTTCATTTGACTGGCAGCCTCCTCCCCAGAGCTCCCTGCAGGGCCCTAGAGAACAGCAGGCTCTGCTAACCAAGACCCACAAACCCTGGCGAGTGGCTCACCCACCTTGAGAGCCCCGCAGATCTCTACAGTGTCAGCTTCCTGCACCACTGTCACCCGGAAGTTCGGTGTCTGCATCAGCTCCTTCAGCGTCTGCCCATGCTGCATGTTCTTGCAGCCTGATGAGacaaagggaggaggaggaagatgatggGCAGAGACCCCGAGGTAGGACCGTGCTGCTTTCCTGCCCGGTGATATGTTCCTGCAGCATAGCAAGAGGAACCTATTGCCCAACTGATGGACGTTGCTAAACATTTGCAGGTCCACAAAGTGCCAAGCACACATTGCCCGTCAGATGAGCAAGGTTCAACCTTGGAATTCCCAGAAGACAGGGACGATCCCTACTGCTGTGTCAAACAAGACAGAACTGACATGCCCAGGAGATTAAAAGCATCTTCGAAGTTTGCAAAGCTGGGTTTGGAAACTGCTGTTCTCCCTGTTCCTGCAGTGTCCTGCTCAAGAGCATTTCTGCATGCTCGCAGTGAGAGCATGTTCTGCTTATACCTCTCCAGTCTCTGCGGCCTCCTGCACAgcatgtttgcttttgtttaaaacacagaCACTTTGAATCCTGTAACTTCTAACCCAGCGAACTgttctgttggttttggctgCTGTGCATGACTCACAGTGCGGAGGATGTTAGGAACAGTCACCAGATGAACTTTCAAGCAGCTCTGGCTGGCAATAACATGAGATCCAGGTGAGCATCCCTTGAAGCCCAAGGAAATGAAGGTAGGAGCTCTATTTCTAAAGGGCCTCTTAGTGTCCACCCCTTTAATTTGTGCCAGGCAGACTCCCTGATGCTCAGAGTCCATGCCAGCAGAACTTACAGACACACAACTCTGTTTTTAATGACGTGAGCAATCACATCGTAAAACCTGTGAATGAGTTCATCCAGCTCCTATGGAATCTCACTGCCTCCACAGGGAGAAAGGGCTGGCTCACCTGAGGCAGACGGGAGTTTAAGCTGCACCATGCTCACCCCTTTGCCTCTTCCTGCTCATCAGAAATGAAGGCTGCTAACGAGGAGGGATGTTGACTCCTTACCAATGGTTGTTTCACAGAACTTCTCTTCTGCCACTTCACTAGCAATGTTGGCCCCCATGAGGACGCTCATCTCTATTCCCAGTTTCTCATGGATGATGTCTGAGATCAGCCTCAGCCCATCTGGTCCTTCGTCCACCCCCTGGGACATGACCAAGACAGGGATGAGCCCCTGTCCCCCCAAGACCTGGGCCCACCTGCCCCAATCCCGCTAttccctgtgctgcagtgctCCGACTCTCATCCCAACAGCCCCCCCGCGCTCAGCTGCACCCCTCTCCTCACAGCACTCGAGATCCCCCACATGCCCTCACCCTTCTCCTCCGCTAAATCCCCACAAAGACTCTGCTCCCACTTCCCACTCTCCCCCCCAGCCATAACCCTGGAGAGCCCGGCTTCTGCTCCAGAATCCCCAGATTCCCTTTGCAGCCTCTCCGAGCCAGGCTGCTTCCAGGTAAATC
Above is a window of Balearica regulorum gibbericeps isolate bBalReg1 chromosome 29, bBalReg1.pri, whole genome shotgun sequence DNA encoding:
- the GPD1 gene encoding glycerol-3-phosphate dehydrogenase [NAD(+)], cytoplasmic — its product is MGGKKVCVVGSGNWGSAIAKIAGSNAARLSTFEKQVNMWVLEEEVGGRRLTEIINTEHENVKYLPGHKLPPNVVAEPDLLKACAGADILLFVVPHQFIGKVCDQLKGHVKKDAVGVSLIKGVDEGPDGLRLISDIIHEKLGIEMSVLMGANIASEVAEEKFCETTIGCKNMQHGQTLKELMQTPNFRVTVVQEADTVEICGALKNVVAVGAGFCDGLGYGDNTKAAVIRLGLMEMIAFAKLFCKGPVTPSTFLESCGVADLITTCYGGRNRKVAEAFAKTGKSIEQLEKEMLNGQKLQGPQTSAELHRILKSKNIVEKFPLFTAVYQICYEGKPVTDVIKCLQNHPEHM
- the COX14 gene encoding cytochrome c oxidase assembly protein COX14, with the protein product MVSGKQLADFGYKAFSGSMLLLTVYGGYLCGVRAYRLFQRRRERQTAAGPDS